Proteins encoded by one window of Chondromyces crocatus:
- a CDS encoding serine/threonine-protein kinase, which yields MRRVFNPTSPAQQLVGAVLNSRWRLARLVGEGGMGAVYEADGVRGEGKRAIKILHPEFSEDEQILQRFFTEAQAMQALSHPNIAAAQEAARAEDGTPYLVMELLQGASLGAYLEQGTPMAPQQTVALVVEVLQALAMAHARGIVHRDLKPDNLFLVRDPHGNLHAKVLDFGIAKVMDAAGGMGSKTRTGVLLGTPGYMSPEQIKNSKGVDARSDLWSMGIILYEMLTCQTPYPADNEFGRLTVVLTNDARPIEQVAPHLSAWAPFFRRALAKEASQRFQSAEEMAQALLAMVRPASMAPPPLDRGPSMPIPMQSPAAAHAQAHVQAHAQRYSSVAPTAVVPGLAQPSYVPPQPVVTLPSGAGPVPTHVSGQMAPGAHGYSMAPPVVQVISPTSAQPTAGFPLWVVIVVGVAGLGLGFLLGALVAG from the coding sequence GTGCGCCGCGTGTTCAACCCGACGAGCCCCGCACAACAGCTCGTAGGCGCTGTCCTCAACAGCCGCTGGCGGCTCGCGCGCCTGGTCGGCGAGGGCGGGATGGGCGCGGTCTACGAGGCCGACGGTGTTCGGGGCGAGGGCAAGCGCGCCATCAAGATCCTGCACCCCGAGTTCTCGGAGGACGAGCAGATCCTGCAGCGCTTCTTCACGGAAGCCCAGGCGATGCAGGCGCTCTCCCACCCGAACATCGCCGCCGCACAGGAGGCCGCGCGCGCGGAGGACGGGACGCCCTACCTGGTGATGGAGCTGCTGCAGGGGGCCTCGCTCGGTGCGTACCTGGAGCAGGGCACGCCGATGGCCCCGCAGCAGACCGTGGCGCTCGTGGTCGAGGTGCTCCAGGCGCTCGCGATGGCCCACGCCCGCGGGATCGTTCACCGCGATCTGAAGCCCGACAACCTGTTCCTCGTCCGCGATCCCCACGGCAACCTCCACGCGAAGGTCCTCGACTTCGGGATCGCGAAGGTGATGGACGCGGCGGGCGGCATGGGCTCGAAGACGCGGACGGGCGTGCTGCTGGGCACGCCGGGCTACATGAGCCCCGAGCAGATCAAGAACTCGAAGGGCGTCGATGCGCGCAGCGATCTCTGGTCGATGGGGATCATCCTGTACGAGATGCTCACCTGCCAGACGCCGTACCCCGCGGACAATGAATTCGGGCGGCTCACGGTGGTGCTCACGAACGATGCGCGCCCCATCGAGCAGGTGGCGCCGCATCTGTCGGCCTGGGCGCCCTTCTTCCGGCGTGCGCTGGCCAAGGAGGCGTCGCAACGCTTCCAGTCCGCCGAGGAGATGGCGCAAGCGCTGCTGGCCATGGTCCGCCCGGCAAGCATGGCGCCGCCACCCCTCGACCGCGGGCCGTCGATGCCGATCCCGATGCAGTCGCCAGCAGCGGCGCACGCTCAGGCTCACGTCCAGGCGCACGCTCAGCGGTACTCGTCGGTGGCGCCCACCGCCGTCGTGCCTGGCCTCGCCCAGCCCAGCTACGTCCCGCCGCAGCCGGTGGTCACGCTGCCGAGCGGCGCAGGTCCGGTACCGACGCACGTGAGCGGGCAGATGGCACCCGGCGCGCACGGGTACTCGATGGCGCCGCCCGTCGTGCAGGTCATCAGCCCGACGAGCGCGCAGCCCACGGCCGGGTTTCCCTTGTGGGTGGTGATCGTCGTGGGAGTCGCCGGCCTGGGCCTGGGCTTCTTGCTCGGGGCACTGGTGGCAGGATGA
- a CDS encoding transglycosylase SLT domain-containing protein, which produces MIRLNVRSRTAVMALVATVGIGCAHTHVGPSANAPSAKATELAAGAPMTPAPPPNPIVPGTAGEAPGFDPSQISQVLADPRLSAVQAAVERGAYVEAAKELTAKVTAVPLPPAEELTTWLFQLGRLRALAGDPLGAAKAYQASADAALQGTLAGYARYQAATLLGRAGEAEAALGQAALVPPGLAIERDLETTVAAALAQKGDIEKAATTWRSHLARSPRPPGWIQTTLRFARALLAHPSEAHAEEAARLARRVLDEAPGGAGAGEAKEIETQALSSLPFPKRRPLETPGLDALATRAKALAGARRGKEALATADALLKALSAPGSALASGPSEVACAGTDARAQALELLKRKAEASEAYGVAIERCAGQPGAPELLYRAGRAAMRGGNQQEALRRFALLEQDHPRHRLADDARYHGARTAKESGDEAKFAQMILTMADAYPEGDMVADGLFELALMHMERAEWAPAMIPLRKALERFPRERAYHAAGRLPYYLARTRNELGDRAGAVALYTQVIREYPLTFYMALAHARLSELDANAANEALTEALARDERDVGPSLVPRSTAFAEPAFARAVALSQQGELKLARGELDMLGLSARTAAPELLWASAYLLAASGGSVEAHGILRSAMNGPRPGRVEIGEWLDHYPTGAWRSAWELAFPRPFASAVTTEAQRFGIPEALAHAIMREESAFDPRAASSASAYGLMQLIVPTAKSMAKSLGLPYDAEALKRPEVNIALGCKYLSVLRNQFSDNPLLAIPGYNAGGGAPKRWIAERPDQSFDLWVERIPYEETRLYTKRVITSMAAYEHLYARDQAGEALRIPLPASPTARSAVASAMP; this is translated from the coding sequence ATGATCCGCCTGAACGTCCGCTCCCGCACTGCCGTGATGGCCCTCGTCGCCACGGTCGGCATCGGGTGTGCGCACACGCATGTCGGACCGAGCGCGAACGCCCCGTCTGCCAAGGCCACGGAACTCGCGGCCGGCGCGCCGATGACGCCGGCGCCGCCGCCCAACCCCATCGTCCCTGGAACGGCAGGCGAGGCGCCCGGGTTCGATCCGTCGCAGATCAGTCAGGTCCTCGCGGACCCGCGGCTGAGCGCTGTGCAGGCGGCGGTGGAGCGCGGGGCGTACGTCGAGGCGGCGAAAGAACTCACGGCGAAGGTCACGGCAGTCCCGCTGCCTCCGGCCGAGGAGCTGACGACGTGGCTGTTCCAGCTCGGGCGACTGCGGGCGCTCGCGGGGGATCCGCTCGGCGCGGCGAAGGCGTATCAGGCCTCGGCGGACGCAGCACTCCAGGGAACGCTCGCGGGGTACGCACGCTATCAGGCTGCCACACTGCTCGGTCGCGCGGGCGAGGCGGAGGCGGCGCTGGGACAGGCGGCGCTGGTGCCGCCTGGGCTCGCGATCGAGCGGGATCTGGAGACCACGGTGGCCGCGGCGCTCGCGCAGAAGGGCGACATCGAGAAGGCGGCGACCACGTGGCGGTCGCACCTCGCGCGCTCTCCGCGGCCGCCGGGCTGGATCCAGACCACGCTGCGGTTCGCGCGGGCGCTGCTGGCGCATCCGAGCGAGGCGCACGCCGAAGAGGCGGCGCGGCTCGCGCGGCGCGTGCTCGACGAGGCTCCGGGCGGGGCGGGGGCGGGCGAGGCGAAGGAGATCGAGACGCAGGCGCTGTCGAGCCTGCCCTTCCCCAAGCGACGCCCGCTGGAGACGCCAGGTCTCGATGCACTGGCCACTCGCGCGAAGGCGCTGGCCGGCGCGAGGCGCGGCAAGGAGGCGCTCGCCACGGCGGATGCGCTGCTCAAGGCGCTCTCGGCGCCCGGGTCGGCGCTGGCGAGCGGGCCTTCGGAGGTGGCGTGCGCGGGGACCGATGCGCGAGCGCAAGCGCTGGAGCTGCTGAAGCGCAAGGCCGAGGCGTCGGAGGCGTACGGGGTGGCGATCGAGCGGTGCGCAGGGCAGCCCGGCGCGCCGGAGCTGCTGTACCGCGCTGGGCGGGCGGCGATGCGCGGGGGGAACCAGCAGGAGGCGCTGCGGCGCTTCGCGCTGCTGGAGCAGGATCATCCGCGGCATCGGCTGGCAGACGATGCGCGCTACCACGGGGCGCGCACGGCGAAGGAGAGCGGCGACGAGGCGAAGTTCGCGCAGATGATCCTCACCATGGCCGACGCCTACCCCGAGGGGGACATGGTGGCCGATGGGCTCTTCGAGCTCGCGCTGATGCACATGGAGCGCGCGGAGTGGGCACCGGCGATGATCCCGCTGCGCAAGGCGCTGGAGCGCTTTCCCCGGGAGCGGGCCTACCACGCGGCAGGGCGGCTGCCGTACTACCTCGCCCGCACGCGGAACGAGCTGGGGGATCGGGCGGGCGCTGTCGCGCTCTACACGCAGGTGATCCGCGAGTATCCGCTCACCTTTTACATGGCGCTCGCCCACGCGCGCCTGAGCGAGCTGGACGCGAACGCGGCGAACGAGGCGCTCACCGAGGCGCTGGCGCGCGACGAGCGGGACGTCGGGCCTTCGCTGGTGCCGCGCAGCACGGCCTTTGCCGAACCGGCGTTCGCGCGCGCGGTGGCGCTGTCCCAGCAGGGGGAGCTCAAGCTGGCGCGCGGGGAGCTGGACATGCTCGGGCTGAGCGCACGCACCGCCGCGCCCGAGCTGCTCTGGGCGTCGGCCTACCTCCTCGCTGCGTCCGGAGGTTCGGTGGAGGCACACGGGATCCTGCGCTCGGCGATGAATGGTCCGCGCCCTGGCCGCGTGGAGATCGGGGAGTGGCTCGACCACTACCCGACCGGGGCTTGGCGCTCGGCGTGGGAGCTCGCGTTCCCGCGTCCCTTCGCGAGCGCCGTGACGACCGAGGCGCAGCGCTTCGGGATCCCCGAGGCGCTGGCACACGCCATCATGCGCGAGGAGTCGGCCTTCGATCCGCGGGCGGCCTCCAGCGCCTCGGCTTACGGGCTGATGCAGCTCATCGTTCCCACAGCGAAGAGCATGGCGAAGTCGCTGGGGCTGCCCTACGACGCGGAGGCGCTGAAGCGCCCGGAGGTGAACATCGCGCTCGGCTGCAAGTACCTGTCGGTGCTGCGCAACCAGTTCTCCGACAACCCGCTGCTCGCGATCCCCGGCTACAACGCCGGCGGTGGTGCACCGAAGCGCTGGATCGCGGAGCGCCCCGATCAGAGCTTCGATCTGTGGGTGGAGCGCATCCCTTACGAGGAGACGCGCCTCTACACGAAGCGGGTCATCACCAGCATGGCGGCCTACGAACACCTCTACGCGCGCGACCAAGCCGGGGAGGCGCTGCGCATCCCGCTGCCCGCGAGCCCGACCGCACGGTCCGCAGTGGCCAGCGCGATGCCGTAG
- a CDS encoding serine/threonine-protein kinase produces MQEPGAADRRADDDAKITATACETPAAHETALATAGSTLPASTEAPPISAGPRSTSPIRPLIPSERPPPEPPASADDRVFQVGDTFHQLDIVRFLAAGYSGQVYECRHRVSGQRCAIKVMHLADRQNARKLERSLAEAEGTYGLKHANVVEVLDIGCEPTGMTWILMEFLDGCTLADLLTRQGRLSPLFALWVVTEAAWGLDAAHENQIIHRDVKPENLFFTRLHEVKVIDFSIAKVVPYEMRTTEPNVRLGTAAYMSPEHLFGSEADARFDVYALGLVLWELLVGDHPFRDALHDQRRLTLCQFNAYPAPLVERLGLPPYLDALIRRATAKNPDDRFLTMSDFAQALLSTAARLRDDVAAGRLHLDARPGEPSIPESGRARSVYRPPVTGPALEVPGQVPSAKVLVAASPRPVGPRGTAPLCVEAVREAVQAPWYADSRHGGPSPPRTVKTPRKPAVVTELFAPSPAQTEPPLFTDATRPGWATRTTSPVLRQPRASSTPPSQLPPLDGASLTPPRPRRLPRMTSTVLTLVSSALVSGAVARWTSPLPDPSALPGAPPAQHPANTAATTDLPLPVATHPASLEDLADLPARLDVLDLPDTLAPLHEPAPRDPAPAPITPASAPTPSPTPTSPRHRVTPAASSAPRPPSPRGSESSPSPTRLPTTRPPTSRPTAQPRSPAPAAMPTPTPPTAEPRPPPSPAPSKRPERPF; encoded by the coding sequence ATGCAAGAGCCCGGTGCAGCGGACCGGAGAGCGGACGATGACGCGAAGATCACGGCAACGGCGTGCGAGACACCAGCAGCGCACGAGACGGCCTTAGCGACCGCTGGTTCTACCCTGCCGGCGAGTACGGAAGCGCCGCCGATCAGCGCTGGACCGCGCAGCACATCGCCGATCCGCCCGCTCATCCCGAGTGAGCGCCCACCCCCGGAGCCTCCCGCTTCGGCCGACGACCGCGTCTTCCAGGTCGGCGACACCTTCCACCAGCTCGACATCGTGCGCTTCCTCGCCGCTGGTTACTCGGGACAGGTCTACGAGTGCCGCCACCGCGTCAGCGGCCAGCGCTGTGCCATCAAGGTCATGCATCTCGCCGACCGGCAGAACGCCCGGAAGCTCGAGCGCAGCCTCGCCGAGGCCGAAGGCACCTACGGCTTGAAGCACGCCAACGTCGTGGAGGTGCTCGACATCGGCTGCGAGCCCACCGGGATGACCTGGATCCTCATGGAGTTCCTCGACGGCTGCACGCTCGCCGATCTCCTCACGCGCCAGGGCCGACTCTCACCGCTCTTCGCCCTGTGGGTGGTCACCGAGGCGGCCTGGGGCCTCGATGCGGCCCACGAGAACCAGATCATCCACCGCGACGTGAAGCCGGAGAACCTGTTCTTCACCCGCCTCCACGAGGTCAAGGTGATCGACTTCTCGATCGCCAAGGTCGTCCCCTACGAGATGCGCACGACGGAGCCCAACGTGCGCCTCGGGACTGCGGCGTACATGTCCCCCGAGCACCTGTTCGGGAGCGAGGCTGACGCTCGTTTCGACGTCTATGCCCTGGGCCTCGTGTTGTGGGAGCTGCTCGTCGGCGATCACCCCTTCAGGGACGCGCTCCACGACCAGCGACGCTTGACCCTCTGCCAGTTCAACGCCTACCCGGCGCCGCTCGTCGAGCGGCTCGGCCTCCCCCCGTACCTGGACGCCCTCATCCGCCGCGCGACCGCCAAGAATCCCGACGATCGCTTCCTGACCATGAGCGACTTCGCTCAGGCCCTCCTGTCGACCGCTGCGCGGCTCCGGGACGACGTCGCTGCAGGGAGGCTGCACCTCGACGCGCGGCCGGGGGAGCCCTCGATCCCCGAGAGCGGGCGCGCGCGGAGCGTTTACCGACCTCCCGTGACGGGGCCCGCCCTCGAAGTCCCCGGACAGGTGCCCTCGGCCAAGGTCCTCGTCGCTGCATCCCCTCGTCCCGTGGGACCTCGGGGCACCGCTCCCCTCTGCGTCGAAGCGGTACGCGAGGCGGTGCAGGCGCCCTGGTACGCGGACTCCCGGCACGGAGGCCCGTCACCGCCGCGGACCGTGAAGACCCCTCGCAAGCCCGCCGTGGTGACCGAGCTCTTCGCGCCCTCACCTGCCCAGACCGAGCCGCCTCTCTTCACCGACGCCACCCGCCCGGGATGGGCCACCCGCACGACCTCCCCCGTCCTCCGCCAGCCCCGCGCGTCCTCGACGCCTCCGAGCCAGCTCCCACCGCTCGACGGCGCGTCCCTCACGCCCCCTCGCCCCCGCCGCCTGCCGCGCATGACATCGACCGTGCTCACGCTCGTCTCCTCCGCGCTCGTGAGCGGCGCCGTCGCCCGCTGGACCTCGCCCCTGCCGGACCCGAGCGCGCTCCCGGGCGCGCCTCCTGCCCAGCATCCAGCGAACACCGCCGCGACGACCGACCTCCCGCTTCCTGTGGCAACCCACCCTGCCTCGCTGGAGGACCTCGCCGACCTCCCAGCACGCCTCGACGTCCTCGACCTTCCCGACACGCTGGCTCCGCTCCACGAGCCCGCTCCACGCGACCCCGCCCCTGCTCCCATCACGCCAGCGAGCGCCCCCACTCCGAGCCCGACCCCGACCTCTCCGCGCCACCGCGTGACCCCCGCTGCCTCCTCGGCTCCCCGCCCGCCCTCACCGCGTGGATCCGAAAGCTCCCCCAGTCCCACCCGCCTCCCCACGACCCGGCCACCCACCTCTCGCCCGACGGCGCAGCCCAGATCGCCGGCTCCAGCGGCCATGCCCACGCCGACGCCGCCCACCGCGGAGCCGCGTCCACCGCCCTCACCCGCCCCCTCGAAGAGACCGGAACGACCGTTTTGA
- a CDS encoding sigma-70 family RNA polymerase sigma factor, which translates to MSEASTSIHRLLTPAQQHLIERSLPLVRRRAQHWAKRYDGLLTRDDAESAGRLGLMEAVHRYDPRRDDVLEGFILRWVDGRILDLIQDESAARRLTRALYCAAGALGSTYPCDYDIMNEDEASLLERLSRFAQDLAVVAFLGGVASDTQDLATPSGSGREPTEASVVEAMTALEAALTVLDREERGVVRALYVDGTSMEEAAAALGLTFKQVRLRKGRALKKLRAALERSGVRVAPPPVDVLGARPALAGLTSAPDPDDRAAARRQARPASTAGTASVERTERTEHTERRPKRGAGR; encoded by the coding sequence ATGAGCGAGGCGAGTACATCCATCCACCGTCTCCTCACCCCCGCCCAGCAGCACCTGATCGAGCGCAGCCTCCCGCTCGTGCGACGGCGCGCGCAGCACTGGGCGAAGCGCTACGACGGGCTCCTCACCCGCGACGACGCCGAGAGCGCAGGGAGGCTCGGCCTCATGGAGGCGGTGCATCGCTACGATCCCCGGCGCGACGACGTCCTCGAAGGCTTCATCCTGCGCTGGGTCGACGGCCGCATCCTGGATCTCATCCAGGACGAGAGCGCCGCCCGCCGCCTCACCCGAGCGCTCTACTGCGCTGCAGGCGCGCTCGGGAGCACCTACCCCTGCGACTACGACATCATGAACGAGGACGAGGCCTCTCTCCTCGAACGCCTCTCCCGCTTCGCGCAGGACCTCGCGGTGGTCGCCTTCCTGGGAGGCGTGGCCTCCGACACCCAGGACCTCGCGACGCCGAGCGGGAGTGGACGCGAACCGACCGAAGCCTCCGTCGTCGAGGCCATGACGGCGCTCGAAGCCGCGCTCACGGTGCTCGACCGCGAGGAGCGCGGCGTCGTGCGTGCCCTCTACGTCGACGGCACCTCGATGGAGGAGGCCGCGGCGGCGCTGGGCCTGACCTTCAAGCAAGTCCGCCTCCGCAAGGGCCGCGCGTTGAAGAAGCTGCGCGCAGCTCTGGAACGCAGCGGTGTGCGGGTCGCTCCACCACCCGTCGATGTCCTCGGTGCCCGTCCTGCGCTGGCGGGCCTCACGAGCGCCCCGGACCCAGATGACCGAGCTGCGGCGCGGCGCCAAGCGAGACCTGCGAGCACGGCGGGGACGGCGAGCGTCGAGCGTACCGAGCGTACCGAGCACACCGAACGGAGGCCGAAGCGGGGGGCTGGGCGATGA
- the vgrG gene encoding type VI secretion system tip protein VgrG: MQAVLDLAHGAQLDVHRFTVTEALSTPFRIDLLACTPDATLDLGTLVGGAASLRVTLTHRSGRVNTRRWTGFCQQARLARAVSLAEGEMALSTYALTLFPDLTRLARRTDYRVYQHRSLPDIVRDILARWRIDTRWHIDPTTHPSIPHKVQYEETDLAFITRLLEEAGIATCFLDDEADGSTLLLSDTLHLAGPRRDEPLVYLPGANDLGDADIVTDLTLDETQPLPRLTLRDHDFSRPAWPLTTAACAQPSEHNPLEERFTYRPGAFLVDTQPEASAADGIDARLRGSPAPSSNSASHAPRPERHDERYGARLAERALHAARTGHCTLGFSTNTLDLAPGTTFTLTGHPRPDITRAAGWLVTTRTVDMDSDGSWTLHGTAVPADQPYRPPQRTPKPRIPGVQSAHVIGPKGQEIHTDAHGRVQVVFPWQRELPCQPDPGVPRSATSSFAASPPPVASSSSPTQLPSCWLRVSQGWAGAAHGLFALPRVGQEVLVAFLDGDPDQPIIVGRVANALNPIPPHLPEQKTHTVWRSASSPGGATFNEIRFDDTARNETLSLHAGRDLRAQITLDETHRIGRHRVTLVGGGDSARIEGRAVRYLGDDAHVTVAGEARLRVGATLSLTVEGDQLARIDGRAALEADVIHLRAGGALVLEGADITLRGPGGFVRIDGGGVTIDGGAVRIQQGGAPGRGEGADPALPVVPLRGDAERPPPRRLPLFFEFPAVPKGQWPGRGESLTPDDHFLCSIICWCSDTPLPQSCVTRKLRELDRASGGTSRYKAEVRYDMTQTPPVPIMSKREPWRPTTGNPKGCRSPDVVIVKDPSKPPTQDNLEEVVEIKFGKDALDWKQRKAYEQIAGDGVLFRVLSPGECGCPEPRNKAPQPVDDENPQEEAMRVLLLMLAAIALVLDDVLPGGQADDVLLPPVLARLAAGLAKMRPMLQELLTPPTPLPPRLGK; the protein is encoded by the coding sequence ATGCAGGCTGTGCTCGACCTTGCGCATGGCGCCCAGCTCGATGTCCATCGCTTCACGGTGACGGAAGCGCTCTCCACACCCTTCCGCATCGACCTCCTCGCTTGCACACCCGATGCGACGCTCGATCTCGGCACCCTCGTGGGCGGAGCCGCCTCCCTGCGCGTCACCCTGACGCATCGCTCGGGTCGGGTGAACACGCGGCGGTGGACTGGATTCTGCCAGCAAGCACGCCTCGCCCGCGCCGTATCGCTCGCCGAAGGAGAAATGGCCCTCTCCACCTACGCGCTCACCCTTTTCCCGGACCTCACGCGCCTCGCACGACGCACCGACTACCGCGTCTACCAGCACCGGAGCCTGCCAGACATCGTGCGTGACATCCTCGCTCGCTGGCGCATCGACACCCGCTGGCACATCGACCCGACCACGCACCCGAGCATCCCGCACAAGGTTCAGTACGAAGAAACGGATCTCGCCTTCATCACGCGCCTCCTGGAAGAAGCGGGCATCGCCACCTGCTTCCTCGATGACGAAGCCGATGGATCGACACTTCTGCTCAGCGACACCCTTCACCTCGCCGGTCCACGGCGTGACGAACCCCTCGTCTACCTCCCTGGCGCGAACGACCTCGGCGACGCCGACATCGTCACCGACCTGACCCTCGACGAGACCCAGCCGCTCCCGCGCCTGACCCTCCGCGACCACGACTTCTCCCGCCCGGCCTGGCCTCTCACCACCGCCGCGTGCGCTCAGCCCTCGGAACACAATCCCCTCGAAGAGCGCTTCACCTACCGCCCTGGGGCCTTCCTCGTCGACACCCAGCCCGAAGCCAGCGCGGCCGACGGCATCGACGCTCGCCTTCGCGGCAGCCCTGCACCGAGCAGCAACTCCGCCTCTCATGCACCTCGACCCGAGCGTCACGACGAACGCTACGGCGCTCGCCTCGCCGAGCGCGCCCTGCACGCTGCCCGTACCGGTCACTGCACCCTCGGCTTCTCGACGAACACCCTCGACCTCGCGCCTGGCACCACCTTCACCCTCACCGGCCATCCCCGCCCCGACATCACCCGTGCCGCTGGCTGGCTCGTCACCACCCGGACCGTCGACATGGACTCCGATGGAAGCTGGACCCTCCACGGCACCGCCGTCCCCGCCGACCAGCCGTACCGACCCCCGCAGCGCACCCCCAAGCCGCGTATTCCTGGAGTGCAGAGCGCGCACGTCATCGGCCCGAAGGGCCAGGAGATCCACACTGACGCCCACGGGCGAGTGCAAGTCGTCTTCCCCTGGCAGCGCGAGCTCCCCTGCCAACCCGACCCCGGCGTCCCTCGTAGCGCCACGTCCTCCTTCGCCGCTTCTCCTCCCCCTGTCGCTTCTTCTTCGTCCCCCACTCAACTCCCCTCCTGCTGGCTGCGCGTGAGCCAGGGCTGGGCTGGCGCGGCGCATGGCCTCTTCGCGCTCCCTCGTGTGGGCCAGGAAGTCCTCGTCGCCTTCCTCGACGGCGACCCCGACCAACCCATCATCGTCGGCCGCGTCGCCAACGCCTTGAACCCCATCCCTCCTCATCTCCCCGAGCAAAAGACCCACACGGTCTGGCGCAGCGCCTCCTCCCCGGGAGGCGCGACCTTCAATGAGATCCGCTTCGACGACACGGCCCGCAACGAGACGCTCTCCCTGCACGCTGGCCGCGACCTCCGTGCTCAGATCACCCTCGACGAGACCCACAGGATTGGCCGCCACCGCGTCACCCTCGTCGGCGGAGGCGACAGCGCCCGCATCGAAGGCCGCGCCGTCCGCTACCTCGGCGACGACGCGCACGTCACGGTCGCCGGCGAGGCCCGCCTTCGCGTCGGTGCAACCCTATCCCTCACCGTCGAAGGCGACCAGCTTGCCCGCATCGACGGCCGCGCCGCCCTTGAAGCGGACGTGATCCACCTGCGTGCAGGCGGCGCCCTCGTCCTCGAAGGCGCGGACATCACCCTGCGCGGTCCTGGCGGCTTCGTGCGCATCGACGGAGGTGGCGTGACCATCGATGGAGGTGCTGTGCGGATCCAGCAAGGCGGCGCTCCCGGTCGCGGTGAAGGCGCCGACCCAGCATTGCCCGTCGTCCCTCTGCGAGGCGACGCCGAGCGTCCCCCTCCGCGTCGCCTGCCACTCTTCTTCGAATTTCCTGCCGTGCCCAAGGGCCAGTGGCCCGGCCGAGGCGAGTCGCTGACGCCCGACGACCACTTCCTCTGCTCGATCATCTGCTGGTGCTCGGACACGCCGCTGCCGCAGAGCTGCGTGACCCGCAAGCTGCGCGAGCTGGATCGGGCCTCGGGCGGAACCAGCAGGTACAAGGCCGAAGTCCGCTACGACATGACGCAGACGCCACCCGTGCCGATCATGAGCAAGCGCGAACCCTGGCGCCCCACGACCGGCAACCCGAAAGGCTGCCGTTCGCCGGACGTGGTGATCGTCAAGGACCCGAGCAAGCCCCCCACGCAGGACAACCTGGAGGAGGTCGTCGAGATCAAGTTCGGCAAGGATGCGCTGGATTGGAAGCAGAGGAAAGCCTACGAGCAAATCGCTGGTGATGGCGTTCTGTTTCGTGTGCTCAGTCCAGGCGAGTGTGGGTGTCCGGAGCCCAGGAACAAGGCACCTCAACCTGTCGACGACGAAAATCCGCAAGAGGAGGCGATGAGGGTGCTGCTCTTGATGTTGGCAGCCATCGCGTTGGTGCTTGATGATGTCCTGCCGGGTGGCCAGGCGGATGATGTTCTGCTTCCGCCGGTGCTCGCGCGACTTGCGGCTGGCTTGGCGAAGATGCGTCCAATGCTTCAGGAGCTGTTGACACCACCCACGCCGCTTCCTCCCCGGTTGGGGAAGTGA
- a CDS encoding type VI immunity family protein has protein sequence MFERNEMPEEMSKLLAMFDDDLTARNPGGEAMLAVGLLAAVYFAEPWRREVREIVAQFAEDYITRWASELCWALNPQSLSMDPFVAAEGVKPTTFSSLADEDDAFSIAASGASDPYGASAVHIGAFAPALVRRDELGFIRFGCPLVPSARSRFHLPDVLLELCKKLRPVSGYAGMGMFTSLDSASSQRWEGPLYELAQRFPGLEMEYSISHSIYLAEGRDGKGGIKGVNWLTAISDVWLDELGGAAAVAADLRDLDPRYILHRYDGGLLIQAGDRPALGDTERDAWPDLYVKLARYLKPIRITRHSAFGSGGRGWAFGPQEVRAWLARFDDR, from the coding sequence ATGTTCGAGCGGAACGAGATGCCGGAGGAAATGAGCAAGCTACTCGCAATGTTCGATGACGACCTGACCGCACGCAATCCCGGTGGTGAAGCGATGCTTGCGGTCGGCCTGCTTGCGGCGGTCTACTTCGCGGAGCCATGGAGGCGAGAAGTCCGTGAAATCGTCGCGCAGTTTGCTGAAGACTACATCACCCGGTGGGCGTCCGAGCTGTGTTGGGCACTGAACCCTCAAAGCCTGAGCATGGATCCATTCGTTGCTGCCGAAGGAGTGAAACCGACGACGTTTTCTTCATTGGCCGATGAGGATGACGCTTTCTCGATCGCTGCCTCGGGTGCAAGCGACCCCTATGGTGCAAGTGCTGTTCACATTGGTGCTTTCGCTCCTGCACTCGTACGCCGCGATGAGCTCGGTTTCATTCGATTCGGGTGCCCGCTCGTGCCGTCCGCAAGAAGCCGATTTCACCTGCCGGATGTGCTCCTCGAACTCTGCAAGAAACTCAGGCCGGTGAGCGGTTACGCCGGGATGGGCATGTTCACATCCCTCGATTCCGCCTCGTCGCAACGGTGGGAGGGGCCTCTGTATGAGCTGGCGCAGCGCTTTCCTGGGCTGGAGATGGAGTACTCCATCTCGCATTCGATCTACCTGGCAGAGGGGCGTGACGGCAAAGGCGGGATCAAAGGCGTCAACTGGCTCACGGCCATTTCCGACGTCTGGCTCGACGAGCTGGGCGGCGCCGCAGCGGTCGCGGCCGACCTCCGGGATCTCGACCCACGCTACATCCTGCACCGATACGACGGTGGCCTCCTCATTCAAGCTGGTGACCGTCCCGCGCTCGGTGACACCGAACGGGATGCTTGGCCCGACCTCTACGTCAAGCTCGCCAGATACCTGAAGCCGATCCGCATCACCAGGCACAGCGCATTCGGTAGCGGTGGGCGCGGCTGGGCGTTCGGCCCTCAGGAGGTGCGAGCCTGGTTGGCGCGCTTCGATGATCGGTAG